In Halapricum desulfuricans, a single window of DNA contains:
- a CDS encoding RsmB/NOP family class I SAM-dependent RNA methyltransferase, whose translation MDALSRYEPIVDDFEAFRSACRRPLPPVVRVNTIKTTIERARRGLQEAGIELDPVEWHPGLFRLPEDQPGANWPYSHGWIHGQEEVSAVPATVLDPQPGERVWDATAAPGSKTTQLAALMDDRGLVVATDNNMGRLSALRSNTERLGVTNVAVTNEDARNHSLKPFGGELYDRALVDVPCSCEGTIRKNPDTLEEWSLGHVEGIAGVQKGILTRAIQATREGGTIVYSTCTFAPEENEGVLDHVLEAEDCRLLNFELPLAYRDGVTEWDGETFDPQVERAKRIYPHHNDTGGFFVAKLEVTG comes from the coding sequence ATGGACGCGCTGTCGCGCTACGAGCCGATCGTCGACGACTTCGAGGCCTTCCGCTCGGCCTGCCGTCGACCGCTCCCCCCTGTCGTCCGTGTCAACACGATCAAGACGACGATCGAGCGGGCGAGACGGGGACTGCAGGAGGCCGGCATCGAACTCGATCCAGTCGAGTGGCATCCCGGGCTCTTCCGGTTGCCCGAGGACCAGCCCGGCGCGAACTGGCCGTACTCCCACGGCTGGATCCACGGTCAGGAGGAGGTCTCGGCCGTCCCGGCGACGGTGCTCGACCCACAGCCCGGCGAGCGAGTCTGGGACGCGACCGCCGCGCCGGGCAGCAAGACCACCCAGCTGGCGGCGCTGATGGACGATCGCGGGCTCGTCGTCGCGACCGACAACAACATGGGCCGGCTGTCGGCGCTGCGCTCGAACACCGAACGGCTGGGCGTGACGAACGTCGCCGTCACCAACGAGGACGCGCGCAACCACTCGCTGAAACCGTTCGGCGGGGAGCTGTACGACCGGGCGCTGGTTGACGTGCCCTGCTCCTGCGAGGGGACGATCCGCAAGAACCCCGACACGCTTGAGGAGTGGTCGCTGGGCCACGTCGAGGGGATCGCCGGCGTCCAGAAGGGTATCCTCACGCGTGCGATTCAGGCCACCCGCGAGGGCGGAACGATCGTCTACTCGACGTGTACGTTCGCCCCCGAGGAGAACGAGGGCGTCCTCGATCACGTCCTCGAGGCCGAGGACTGTCGGCTCCTCAATTTCGAGTTGCCGCTCGCATACCGGGACGGCGTGACCGAGTGGGACGGCGAGACCTTCGATCCGCAGGTCGAGCGCGCCAAGCGGATCTACCCGCATCACAACGATACGGGCGGGTTCTTCGTCGCGAAACTGGAGGTGACGGGATGA
- a CDS encoding CPBP family intramembrane glutamic endopeptidase produces the protein MGRAGPPQKGVVRSIGVGVGLTVLGIVGTFAGGIVAGILLVLGGGSLPEPVAGAFVLGVVEATYLVIGVAYVSRTRIAVPWDRPTDEGLRWAVWGSLAAVALAAVVFLGIDAAGLSLETRLEAETADISVLQFLSILAAFAVVAVSEEYLFRGAIQRRLELGLGEWGGLAVASLLFGSIHVFNYDGEAAALLLAVLALSLVGAVVGYAYQRTENLTVPVLIHYTYNVTVFLLATLGFRLV, from the coding sequence ATGGGTCGCGCAGGTCCGCCACAGAAGGGGGTCGTCAGATCGATCGGCGTCGGCGTGGGACTGACCGTACTGGGGATCGTCGGGACGTTCGCCGGGGGAATCGTCGCCGGAATCCTGCTCGTTCTCGGTGGGGGGTCGCTCCCGGAACCTGTCGCAGGCGCGTTCGTCCTCGGCGTCGTCGAGGCGACGTATCTCGTGATCGGTGTCGCGTACGTCAGCAGAACACGGATCGCGGTGCCCTGGGACCGCCCCACAGACGAGGGGCTTCGGTGGGCTGTGTGGGGGTCGCTCGCAGCTGTCGCGCTCGCAGCTGTCGTCTTTCTGGGGATCGACGCCGCCGGGCTGTCGCTGGAGACGCGACTCGAAGCGGAGACGGCCGACATCTCAGTCCTCCAGTTCCTGTCGATTCTCGCCGCGTTCGCCGTCGTCGCGGTCAGCGAGGAGTACCTGTTCCGCGGCGCCATCCAGCGACGGCTCGAACTGGGACTGGGCGAGTGGGGCGGTCTCGCGGTCGCCAGTCTCCTGTTCGGGAGTATTCACGTGTTCAACTACGACGGCGAGGCCGCGGCCCTCCTGCTGGCGGTGCTCGCGCTGTCGCTTGTGGGCGCGGTCGTGGGCTACGCCTATCAGCGGACCGAGAACCTGACCGTTCCCGTCCTGATCCACTACACCTACAACGTGACTGTCTTTCTCTTGGCGACGCTGGGGTTCCGACTGGTCTGA
- a CDS encoding carotenoid biosynthesis protein, producing the protein MVSRRVFALSTVGLGLLGLAHAIVTWPVAATIALFGGGAAIAFVAETLVVALGWLEHHVDPKVGGVPLYVLFGWTVVIYLAFQLALLVTDGWTAVVATAVVATAYDVLTDHRGVDDGHWTYTDDLSGPRYRGVPWWNYLGWLFISFLTAAVTVPFL; encoded by the coding sequence ATGGTGAGTCGTCGTGTTTTCGCTCTCTCGACCGTTGGACTGGGTCTCCTCGGGCTTGCCCACGCAATTGTCACGTGGCCCGTCGCTGCGACGATCGCGCTGTTCGGGGGTGGCGCGGCGATCGCGTTCGTCGCCGAAACGCTCGTCGTCGCTCTCGGCTGGCTCGAGCATCACGTCGATCCGAAAGTCGGCGGCGTCCCGCTCTATGTGCTGTTCGGCTGGACGGTAGTCATCTATCTCGCCTTCCAGCTCGCACTCCTCGTGACAGACGGGTGGACAGCAGTCGTCGCAACCGCTGTCGTTGCCACCGCCTACGACGTGCTGACTGACCACCGGGGCGTCGACGACGGTCACTGGACGTACACCGACGACCTCTCCGGCCCGCGCTACCGCGGCGTCCCGTGGTGGAACTACCTCGGCTGGCTGTTCATCAGTTTCCTCACGGCGGCCGTCACTGTCCCGTTCCTGTAG
- a CDS encoding proteasome assembly chaperone family protein, producing the protein MAHISVHREDIALEEPVLVEGLPGLGLVGKIAADHLVESYDMAHYASVHCDGLPEVAIYDADGHGVEPPVRIHADEERNLLVLQSDIPISPSAAKEFATCVTGWLDDRNAFPLYVSGMQRSDEQTTDIFGLAVAGAGEQLEGLDVSTPDERGVVSGPTGALVYHAERAGLDALGFVVEASPQFPDPAAARALLDTVVEPVADVEIETETLVEKAQEISEAKERLAQRMQQAEDESSQAQPVGMYQ; encoded by the coding sequence ATGGCACATATCAGCGTCCACCGCGAGGACATCGCGCTCGAGGAACCGGTGCTGGTCGAAGGGTTACCCGGGCTCGGACTCGTGGGCAAGATCGCGGCCGATCACCTCGTCGAGAGCTACGACATGGCCCACTACGCGTCCGTTCACTGTGACGGGCTTCCAGAGGTCGCCATCTACGACGCGGACGGCCACGGGGTCGAGCCGCCGGTACGGATTCACGCCGACGAGGAGCGGAACCTGCTGGTCCTGCAGAGCGATATCCCGATCTCGCCGTCGGCCGCGAAGGAGTTCGCCACCTGCGTGACGGGGTGGCTCGACGACCGGAACGCGTTCCCGCTGTACGTCTCCGGCATGCAGCGCTCGGACGAGCAGACGACGGACATTTTCGGACTCGCTGTCGCGGGCGCGGGCGAGCAACTGGAGGGGCTCGACGTCTCGACGCCTGACGAACGCGGCGTCGTCAGCGGCCCGACCGGCGCGCTCGTCTATCACGCCGAACGCGCGGGACTGGACGCGCTCGGGTTCGTCGTCGAGGCGTCGCCGCAGTTCCCGGATCCGGCGGCGGCCAGGGCCCTGCTCGATACCGTCGTCGAGCCGGTCGCGGACGTCGAAATCGAGACGGAGACGCTGGTCGAGAAGGCACAGGAGATCAGCGAGGCCAAGGAACGTCTCGCCCAGCGGATGCAACAGGCCGAAGACGAGAGTTCGCAGGCCCAGCCGGTCGGGATGTATCAGTGA
- the hcp gene encoding hydroxylamine reductase, protein MSMYCDQCQETVDNEACTETGVCGKDAETSNIQDLFVWELKGLAYLAERARTEGIVDEDVRVFVVEGLFSTITNVNFDPEWFEGQIREGFELRRDLRERYEREVGPIADEALPDAATWEADDSAAFYRKAPEVGVQTTESEDVQSLRELLTYGIKGIAAYADHAYVLGEQRDEVFEFVQRGLAATLEDELDVDDLVGLVLECGEVGVEVMETLDSAHTSTYGHPEPTEVDIGTRDRPGILVSGHDLKDLEELLEQTEGEGVDVYTHGEMLPAHAYPAFEEYDHFVGNYGNAWWQQHEEFEAFNGPVLMTTNCLVPPNDSYAGRTYTTGVVRFPGLPHVDDRTDGEPKDFSALIEHAKETEPPEEIESGTVPNGFAHNAVLERADDIIEAIQAGDIRGFVVMGGCDGRHPDRDYYTEMAESLPEDVIILTAGCAKYRYNKLDLGNIGGIPRVLDAGQCNDSYSLLKIAMELQAALDVEDVNDLPIAYDIAWYEQKAVTVLLALLSQGVKGIRLGPTLPAFLSANVVDLLVEEFDIKPVDSVERDREAILEELESSPLVPAPSA, encoded by the coding sequence ATGAGTATGTACTGTGATCAGTGTCAGGAGACGGTCGACAACGAGGCGTGTACGGAAACCGGCGTCTGCGGGAAGGACGCCGAGACGTCGAACATCCAGGATCTGTTCGTCTGGGAGCTGAAAGGACTCGCGTATCTGGCCGAGCGGGCCCGCACGGAAGGCATCGTCGACGAGGACGTCCGCGTGTTCGTCGTCGAGGGGCTGTTCTCGACGATCACGAACGTCAACTTCGACCCCGAGTGGTTCGAAGGGCAGATCCGCGAGGGGTTCGAACTCCGCCGAGACCTCCGCGAGCGCTACGAGCGCGAGGTCGGCCCGATTGCCGACGAGGCGTTGCCGGACGCCGCGACCTGGGAGGCGGACGACAGCGCGGCCTTCTACCGGAAGGCCCCCGAAGTCGGCGTCCAGACGACCGAAAGCGAGGACGTCCAGTCGCTCCGGGAGTTGCTGACCTACGGGATTAAGGGCATCGCCGCCTACGCCGACCACGCCTACGTGCTGGGCGAACAGAGAGACGAGGTCTTCGAGTTCGTCCAGCGTGGACTCGCCGCGACACTCGAAGACGAACTGGATGTCGACGATCTGGTCGGGCTGGTGCTCGAGTGCGGCGAGGTCGGCGTCGAGGTCATGGAGACGCTCGATTCCGCACACACCAGCACCTACGGCCATCCCGAACCGACCGAAGTCGATATCGGTACCCGCGATCGGCCGGGGATCCTGGTCAGCGGCCACGACCTGAAAGACCTCGAAGAACTGCTCGAGCAGACCGAAGGCGAGGGCGTCGACGTCTACACGCACGGCGAGATGCTGCCCGCACACGCCTACCCTGCCTTCGAGGAGTACGACCACTTCGTCGGCAACTACGGCAACGCCTGGTGGCAGCAACACGAGGAGTTCGAGGCGTTCAACGGCCCCGTGCTGATGACGACCAACTGCCTGGTCCCGCCAAACGACTCCTACGCCGGTCGGACCTACACGACCGGTGTCGTCCGGTTCCCCGGCCTGCCCCACGTCGATGACCGCACGGACGGCGAGCCCAAGGACTTCTCGGCGCTCATCGAACACGCCAAGGAGACCGAACCGCCCGAGGAGATCGAATCCGGAACGGTTCCCAACGGGTTCGCGCACAACGCCGTCCTCGAGCGGGCCGACGATATCATCGAGGCCATCCAGGCCGGCGACATCCGCGGGTTCGTCGTCATGGGCGGCTGTGACGGCCGCCACCCCGATCGGGACTACTACACCGAGATGGCCGAGTCCCTGCCCGAGGACGTGATCATCCTCACTGCCGGCTGTGCGAAGTACCGCTACAACAAGCTCGATCTGGGTAACATCGGTGGGATCCCGCGCGTGCTCGACGCCGGCCAGTGCAACGACTCGTACTCGCTTTTGAAGATCGCGATGGAACTGCAGGCGGCGCTTGACGTCGAGGACGTCAACGACCTGCCGATCGCCTACGACATCGCGTGGTACGAGCAGAAGGCCGTGACGGTCCTGCTCGCGCTGCTCAGTCAGGGCGTCAAGGGAATCCGTCTGGGCCCGACGCTGCCGGCGTTCCTCTCGGCGAACGTCGTCGACCTGCTCGTCGAGGAGTTCGACATCAAGCCGGTCGATTCCGTCGAGCGCGACCGCGAGGCGATCCTCGAAGAACTCGAATCCAGCCCGCTCGTGCCGGCGCCGTCGGCGTAG
- the dhaL gene encoding dihydroxyacetone kinase subunit DhaL, giving the protein MDETRQREALLEAIENIADRIDEEREYLTELDSAIGDADHGANLNRGFKAVMEKLEAMDDDADVQEIAKTVGMTLVSEVGGAAGPLYGGSAMTASTELEDGITTESSVAFAEAFLEKLQDRGDARVGDKTMVDAITPAVHTYKKSIEQDDLPPLEALAKAVDAAERGVEFTVPIRASKGRASFLGWRSTGHQDPGATSTLFMLEEILAVAEQYLEGDTDVDAASPTIPDEEPEEE; this is encoded by the coding sequence ATGGACGAGACAAGACAGCGAGAGGCACTGCTCGAGGCGATCGAGAACATCGCGGATCGGATCGACGAGGAGCGGGAGTATCTGACGGAACTGGACTCCGCGATCGGCGACGCCGACCACGGCGCGAACCTGAACCGCGGGTTCAAGGCCGTCATGGAGAAGCTCGAGGCGATGGACGACGACGCAGACGTCCAGGAGATTGCGAAGACGGTCGGAATGACACTCGTCTCGGAGGTCGGCGGCGCGGCGGGCCCGCTGTACGGTGGCTCGGCCATGACTGCGAGCACCGAACTCGAAGACGGGATCACGACCGAGTCGTCGGTCGCGTTCGCCGAGGCGTTCCTCGAGAAGTTGCAGGACCGCGGGGACGCTCGCGTCGGTGACAAGACGATGGTCGATGCGATCACGCCGGCGGTTCACACCTACAAGAAGTCCATCGAGCAGGACGACCTGCCGCCGCTGGAGGCGCTGGCGAAGGCCGTCGACGCTGCCGAGCGCGGCGTCGAGTTCACGGTCCCGATCAGAGCGAGCAAGGGCCGGGCGTCGTTCCTGGGCTGGCGTTCGACCGGGCATCAGGACCCCGGTGCGACCAGCACACTGTTCATGCTCGAGGAGATCCTGGCAGTCGCCGAACAGTATCTGGAGGGCGACACCGACGTCGACGCGGCGTCGCCGACGATCCCGGACGAAGAACCCGAGGAGGAGTGA
- the dhaM gene encoding dihydroxyacetone kinase phosphoryl donor subunit DhaM, whose translation MIGLLIVSHSGQAAAGIREIAMEMGGDEETIAAVGGDPDGGIGTSIDEIQAALSDLLEATDGVVVLVDLGSAVMNAETAIEMVEADTDAEIEIADAPIVEGALNAAASATSPKATVESVRESAEEARDISKL comes from the coding sequence ATGATCGGACTACTGATCGTCTCTCACAGCGGGCAGGCCGCCGCCGGAATCAGGGAGATCGCCATGGAGATGGGCGGCGACGAGGAGACCATCGCCGCGGTCGGCGGCGACCCGGACGGCGGGATCGGCACGTCGATCGACGAGATCCAGGCGGCGCTTTCGGATCTGCTAGAGGCGACCGACGGCGTCGTCGTGCTGGTCGACCTCGGCAGTGCGGTGATGAACGCCGAGACGGCCATCGAGATGGTCGAGGCCGACACCGACGCCGAGATCGAGATCGCCGACGCGCCGATCGTCGAGGGGGCGCTCAACGCCGCGGCCAGCGCGACCAGCCCGAAAGCGACAGTCGAATCCGTCCGGGAATCGGCCGAAGAGGCCCGGGACATCTCGAAACTGTAG
- the amrS gene encoding AmmeMemoRadiSam system radical SAM enzyme — protein sequence MTPAPLLRDEQSMTGEQLPPRETEHYETVEADTVRCLICPRTCEIPAGERGVCGVRENRDGRLYLTTYGRAVSTSIDPIEKKPLFHVAPGADVLSVATKGCNLRCDFCQNYRIAIEYEGVTEHERPPEELAGRIEAGDADGMAYTYTEPTIFMEYALDTMRASPDDALQVFVSNGYMRPETVDTLAPHLDAINIDIKGDREFYRKHTGIPDPEPIFETVERFAERDVHLEVTNLVIPGENDDEASLRDRMEWIADAVGTETPVHVSRFHPDYKLTDVPPTPIETIERATEIAGEAGLEYVYSGNVPGHESESTYCPDCGRLLIEREGFAVRGIDLEDGACPNCSREIPIHGTPRGPSSGRRRVL from the coding sequence ATGACGCCCGCGCCCTTACTTCGGGACGAGCAGAGTATGACCGGCGAGCAACTCCCGCCGCGGGAGACGGAGCACTACGAGACGGTCGAGGCCGACACCGTCCGGTGTCTGATCTGCCCGCGAACCTGTGAGATTCCGGCGGGCGAACGCGGCGTCTGTGGCGTCCGGGAGAACCGTGACGGTCGCCTGTACCTGACGACCTACGGGCGGGCGGTCTCGACGTCGATCGACCCGATCGAGAAGAAGCCGCTCTTTCACGTCGCGCCCGGAGCCGACGTGCTCTCGGTCGCCACGAAAGGGTGCAACCTGCGGTGTGACTTCTGTCAGAACTACCGAATCGCCATCGAGTACGAGGGCGTCACCGAGCACGAGCGCCCGCCCGAAGAGCTGGCCGGTCGGATCGAGGCCGGCGACGCCGACGGGATGGCCTACACCTACACCGAGCCGACGATCTTCATGGAGTACGCGCTGGACACCATGCGCGCGTCGCCGGACGACGCCCTGCAGGTGTTCGTCTCGAACGGCTACATGCGCCCCGAGACCGTCGACACGCTCGCGCCACACCTCGACGCGATCAATATCGACATCAAAGGCGACCGGGAGTTCTACCGGAAACACACCGGCATCCCCGACCCCGAGCCGATATTCGAGACCGTCGAACGGTTCGCCGAGAGAGACGTCCACCTCGAGGTGACGAACCTCGTCATTCCCGGTGAAAACGACGACGAGGCAAGCCTTCGCGACCGGATGGAGTGGATCGCCGACGCGGTCGGGACCGAAACACCGGTCCACGTCTCGCGGTTCCATCCCGACTACAAACTCACTGACGTTCCGCCGACGCCGATCGAAACGATCGAGCGGGCGACGGAGATCGCCGGCGAAGCCGGTCTGGAATACGTCTACAGCGGGAACGTCCCTGGCCACGAGAGCGAGTCGACCTATTGCCCTGACTGCGGTCGACTGTTGATCGAGCGCGAGGGGTTCGCCGTCCGGGGTATCGACCTCGAAGACGGTGCCTGTCCGAACTGCAGTCGGGAGATCCCGATCCACGGAACGCCTCGTGGCCCGTCGAGCGGTCGCCGTCGTGTGCTCTGA
- the amrB gene encoding AmmeMemoRadiSam system protein B has protein sequence MARTNEVPAQLDHDAGRTLVSRARQTVEAAARSDGEPTPSGGEPADRLQIVRGVFVTIKRGEQLRGCIGRPDPDEPLAETVVDAAIDAALHDPRVEPVGPDELDDVTVSVSVLSKPEPLPASDPSNYPQYVDVGRHGLIAERDSARGLLLPQVAVDNDWRAERFLEATCQKARLPGRAWREDGVEIRRFSGRVFTEAQPGGTVIERPLGRPSGAGKESTGDGGGLNSDGPGEPRTDGGGVRTPAVAGGFYAGDADGLEEQLRESFTHEVGPGSLAEHDADPRRPLGLIVPHAGYPYSGPVAAHAYATLARSDTPETVVVFGPNHRRVGESVAVAPHDRWRTPLGDVPVDRELAETVVDRHGAATFDPVAHEGEHSIEVQVPFLQHVLPEVSILPICLGTLDHDRAERLGTAVADAVDRTGRSAVVVGSTDLTHYQPHEAAVEADRPVREAIERLDSDTIASLSAEGHSMCGPWSTVATVSAARELGSESGDILAYATSADTAGSPDRVVGYCAAAIR, from the coding sequence ATGGCACGAACGAACGAAGTTCCCGCGCAACTCGACCACGACGCGGGTCGGACGCTGGTATCGCGCGCCAGGCAGACCGTCGAAGCGGCCGCCCGAAGCGACGGCGAGCCGACGCCTTCGGGTGGCGAACCGGCTGATCGTCTCCAGATCGTCAGAGGCGTGTTCGTCACGATCAAGCGCGGCGAGCAGTTGCGCGGCTGTATCGGACGGCCCGATCCGGACGAACCGCTCGCCGAGACTGTCGTCGACGCCGCGATCGACGCCGCGCTGCACGACCCTCGCGTCGAACCGGTCGGGCCCGACGAACTCGACGACGTGACGGTCTCCGTATCGGTGCTCTCGAAGCCCGAACCGCTCCCGGCGTCAGACCCGTCGAACTACCCCCAGTACGTCGACGTCGGCAGACACGGGTTGATCGCCGAACGCGACTCGGCCCGGGGGTTGCTCCTGCCGCAGGTCGCCGTCGACAACGACTGGCGTGCCGAGCGATTCCTCGAGGCGACCTGCCAGAAAGCGAGGCTTCCGGGCCGTGCCTGGCGCGAGGACGGGGTCGAAATCAGGCGGTTCTCCGGCCGGGTGTTCACCGAGGCACAGCCGGGAGGAACGGTGATCGAGCGCCCGCTCGGGCGACCATCCGGGGCGGGCAAAGAGTCCACAGGCGACGGTGGAGGGCTGAACTCGGACGGACCCGGGGAGCCACGGACGGACGGCGGAGGTGTCAGAACGCCGGCAGTCGCCGGGGGGTTCTACGCCGGCGACGCTGACGGACTCGAGGAGCAACTCCGGGAGTCGTTCACCCACGAGGTCGGGCCGGGCTCGCTGGCCGAGCACGACGCCGACCCGCGACGGCCGCTCGGACTGATCGTGCCACACGCGGGGTATCCCTACTCCGGACCTGTCGCCGCGCACGCCTACGCGACGCTCGCGCGCTCCGACACGCCCGAAACAGTCGTCGTCTTCGGGCCGAACCATCGACGCGTCGGGGAGAGCGTCGCCGTCGCGCCTCACGACCGCTGGCGGACGCCGCTCGGGGACGTCCCGGTCGATCGAGAACTTGCCGAGACTGTCGTCGACCGCCACGGGGCCGCGACGTTCGATCCGGTCGCCCACGAGGGCGAACACTCGATCGAGGTGCAGGTACCGTTCCTCCAGCACGTCCTCCCGGAAGTGTCGATCCTGCCGATCTGTCTCGGCACGCTCGATCACGACCGGGCCGAGCGACTCGGAACGGCGGTGGCGGACGCCGTCGATCGAACCGGGCGGAGCGCCGTCGTCGTGGGCTCGACCGATCTGACCCACTACCAGCCCCACGAGGCGGCAGTTGAGGCGGACCGACCCGTCCGCGAGGCGATCGAACGACTGGACTCCGACACGATCGCCAGCCTGTCGGCGGAGGGTCACTCGATGTGTGGACCCTGGTCGACAGTCGCGACGGTGAGTGCCGCGCGCGAACTCGGCAGCGAGTCCGGGGACATCCTCGCGTACGCGACCAGCGCCGACACGGCGGGGTCGCCGGACCGCGTCGTCGGCTACTGTGCGGCGGCGATTCGGTAA
- a CDS encoding class I SAM-dependent methyltransferase, producing MGSDSIYDRHHEVFLLWACRETGVFDALFAGYGRPDAVAEHAGITDRASGIVLDALADSGYVRETKDGYEPTDELRGFDPGTPPVERGILPHRVDSLENYIRLPETMRTGESPEPTEEGFKNYMGAMASIPDGTLRAIVTAAEHAHPRPERVLDVGGGPGRFSAEFARRGAAVTLLDQPEVLDLLADHHADLDVDVVEGDARQSLPAGFDLVFSARMTVSLSLPGIREYVGNVFEALEPGGTFAAAEWVRGRADVAGRFGVHMLSMSDVGNTYTEDAYRSALESAGFTDPEIREVPDTRFQLVVGRKPG from the coding sequence ATGGGTTCGGATTCCATCTACGACAGACACCACGAGGTGTTCTTGCTGTGGGCATGTCGCGAGACAGGTGTGTTCGACGCGCTTTTCGCGGGGTACGGTCGACCCGACGCGGTCGCGGAGCACGCGGGGATCACCGATCGGGCGAGCGGGATCGTCCTCGACGCGCTGGCCGATTCGGGATACGTCCGGGAGACGAAAGACGGCTACGAGCCGACCGATGAGTTAAGGGGGTTCGATCCCGGGACGCCGCCGGTCGAGCGCGGTATCCTGCCCCATCGCGTCGACTCGCTGGAAAATTACATCCGGCTCCCGGAGACGATGCGGACGGGCGAATCGCCGGAGCCGACCGAGGAGGGGTTCAAAAACTACATGGGTGCGATGGCCTCGATCCCGGACGGGACGCTGCGGGCGATCGTCACGGCTGCCGAGCACGCCCATCCGCGACCCGAGCGCGTGCTCGACGTCGGCGGCGGGCCGGGTCGGTTCAGTGCCGAGTTCGCCCGTCGCGGGGCCGCGGTGACGCTACTCGACCAGCCCGAGGTGCTGGACCTGCTCGCGGATCACCATGCGGACCTCGATGTCGACGTCGTCGAGGGTGACGCCCGCCAGTCGCTGCCGGCGGGGTTCGATCTCGTGTTCAGCGCCCGCATGACGGTGTCGCTGTCGTTGCCGGGCATCCGCGAGTACGTCGGGAACGTCTTCGAGGCGCTCGAACCCGGCGGGACGTTCGCCGCCGCGGAGTGGGTGCGGGGTCGGGCTGACGTCGCCGGGCGATTCGGCGTGCACATGCTCAGCATGTCCGACGTCGGCAACACCTACACCGAAGACGCGTACCGTTCGGCGCTCGAGTCCGCGGGCTTTACCGATCCGGAGATCCGGGAAGTCCCGGACACCCGCTTTCAGCTGGTCGTCGGGCGGAAACCTGGATAG
- a CDS encoding PaaI family thioesterase: MTEFTDDVRDLIQYHIEEEHGYLSWLGVSVEEFTRDTVTMSVPYDEKLTNTTSPPTMHGGIAATLADTAGGVALRPSLSDPVGGGVATINLNVNYLQRASGDLTARAEVVRAGNSVGVSEVYVESETPDGAVEPVAVVTGAYRLFQD; the protein is encoded by the coding sequence ATGACCGAGTTCACGGACGACGTCAGGGACCTGATTCAGTACCATATCGAGGAGGAGCACGGCTATCTCTCGTGGCTCGGGGTCTCGGTCGAGGAGTTCACCCGCGATACCGTCACGATGTCCGTCCCGTACGACGAGAAACTCACGAACACGACCAGTCCGCCGACAATGCACGGCGGGATCGCTGCGACGCTGGCGGACACGGCCGGCGGGGTCGCGCTCCGACCGTCGCTGTCCGATCCCGTGGGCGGCGGGGTCGCGACGATCAACCTCAACGTCAACTATCTCCAGCGCGCGTCTGGCGATCTCACGGCGCGTGCAGAGGTGGTCCGGGCGGGCAACAGCGTCGGCGTCTCGGAGGTCTACGTCGAATCGGAGACGCCCGACGGGGCTGTCGAGCCGGTCGCCGTCGTGACGGGTGCCTACCGGCTGTTTCAGGACTAG
- a CDS encoding 50S ribosomal protein L16, whose amino-acid sequence MSDKPASMYRDIDKPAYTRREYITGIPGSKIAQHQMGDKNTEPEDYPVQISLVVEEEVQLRHGALEAARLSANRHLIKELGENNYKMILRKFPHQVIRENKQATGAGADRVSDGMRQAFGKIVGTAARIQKGERLFTAYCDVEQADAVKEAYRRAYNKITPPCRIKVERGEELLIA is encoded by the coding sequence ATGTCGGACAAACCAGCCTCGATGTACCGGGACATCGACAAGCCCGCCTATACGCGACGCGAGTACATCACGGGCATCCCCGGCTCGAAGATCGCACAGCACCAGATGGGCGACAAGAACACCGAACCGGAAGACTACCCCGTCCAGATCAGCCTCGTCGTCGAAGAGGAAGTCCAGCTGCGCCACGGCGCGCTCGAGGCCGCTCGCCTGTCGGCCAACCGCCATCTCATCAAGGAACTCGGCGAAAACAACTACAAGATGATCCTCCGGAAGTTCCCCCACCAGGTCATCCGCGAAAACAAGCAGGCGACCGGGGCCGGGGCTGACCGTGTCTCCGACGGGATGCGTCAGGCTTTCGGGAAGATCGTCGGTACCGCCGCCCGGATCCAGAAGGGCGAGCGCCTGTTCACGGCCTACTGTGACGTCGAGCAGGCCGACGCCGTCAAGGAAGCCTACCGCCGTGCCTACAACAAGATCACCCCGCCGTGTCGCATCAAGGTCGAACGGGGCGAAGAGCTGCTGATCGCTTGA